The sequence below is a genomic window from Sorangiineae bacterium MSr12523.
CAGATGATTGGCCTGCGCGCGGGGACGGACATCTCGAAGCGCATCGATCTGCGGGTGCGCGCGCGCTGGCTGCACGACAAGCTCGACGGCCTCAAATCCGAAGAAACACCGGGACTCGGACGCTACCTCATCGATCTGCCCGAGGAGACGCATCGCTACACCCTTCACGTGATCGAAACCATCGATCTGGGCCGCGGCTCGAATGTGCGCCTCACATTGGGACGTCAATGGAGCGACAACGAGACGGCCAACGACCGGCGCAATTCGCCCATCGATCAGATCCGCGACCGCCACCAGCGCATGCAGAGCTTCGAGGGCGTGGTGACCGTCGCCGATGGGCCGCGCACCTGGGTCCTCGGAACACGCGCCGAGGCGGAGACGTTCTCGCAATACCTGACGAAGTCCGACAGCCTGGCCTCGGGCATCACCACCACGCGCCAGCAAGAGGTGGTTCCGCAAAGCTTCGGCAATGCGGCGGGCTACGGGCAGCTCGAGTGGCGTTTCGGGAAAACCTTCACCGTGCTCGCGGGTGTGCGCGGCGAAGGGCACACGAAGTACGGAGGCGCCGTCTCACCGCGCCTTGCCCTCGCGTACCGCCCCACGCCGGAGGTCGGAATACGCCTCTCGGGAGGACGCGGATTTCGCGCGCCGAGTGCCAAGGAGCTGGGGTTCGTGTTCGACCACTCCTTTTACGGATACCGCGTGCTGGGCAACCCGCTCCTCACGCCGGAGACATCGTGGGGCGTGAACGGCGATGTGACGTGGCAGCCCGATCGCAACGTCACCTTGCGGGCATCGGGGTTCGCCAACTGGGTCGACAACATGATCGACATCGACCTCGCGAACGGCGTTCCGAACGGCACCGTCGTCGATTACCGCTACACGAACTTCGGCAAGGCGCGCACCTTGGGCGGAGATGTCTTCGGGAGCGTGCGCCTCTGGAAAGAGCACCTGCGGGCGGAGGTCAATTACTCCTATCTGTGGACCCGCGACGATCTGAACGATCGGCCGCTCGCCGGACGGCCGCCCCACACCGTTACGGCCTCGCTGCGCGCCCAGCTTCCATGGAAGCTCGAGGCGTATGGCCGCTGGCGCATGACCACGGACGCCTTCATCGACGAGAACACACGCGCGCCCGCGTACTCGATGGTCGACCTGCGCGTGGGGCGTGACCTTTGGCCCAAGTCGCACGCTTACGCCGGCGTGCTCAACCTGCTCGACGTGCATCAAGACGTGGGACGCGTCGGCGATACGCGGCCGCCGCTCGGTCGCGTGTTTTACATCGGCCTGCGCGCCGATTTTTCTCTGGAGGACGAATGAAACCGCGATTCCTTTGGCTTGCTCCATGGCTCGCCCTCGCGTGCGCATCGTGCAGCGACAGCGCGGGCACGAAAGACAATACGGGCGACGCCGGACCGGGCGGCACGCCCGACGCGGGGCACGATTGGAGCGTGTTCTCGTCGGGCACCGAGCTTCGCGTCGCCGTCCCCGAAAGCGGCCGTGCGTACGTTCGCTTGGATCCACCGGCGGTCGTCCAAGTGCCGGGCGATCCCAAAGCGTCGAGCGACTGGGATATCGCGCTCGAGCAATACGACGTCTACACGAACAGCGGCGCATCCGGCTCGGCCCACGGCTCGGCATTCGGGCCCATCGATGCACCTTCGTACAGCGCGGCCACCTTGCCGCAGGTACCGCTCTTGTTCACCGATAAGGCGGGCGGCGCCTTCGTGAAGTGGTACGCGTACGACGGCGATGCCCACGTCCTCTATAGCCGTTACCACGTGGCCGGAATCCAAGATGGTGCGCGCCGCTGGAAGGTGCAGGTGCTCGGCTATTACGGAGAGCGAGACGGCGCACCGGTCAGTGCATTGTACAAGATTCGTTATGCGGAGCTTTTCGCCGATCACGTCGGCGACACCGTGGAGGCGAGCACCCTCGATGGCACCGCAGGCGGCCCCGCGGCCGACCCGAGCAAGCCGAGCGAGTGCATCGACCTCGGCACCGGCACGCGCACGATGCTGACCCCCGCGGCTGCGAGCGCGTCGAACGCGTGGCACCTTTGTTTTCGGCGCGATGCCATCGGCGGCAACGGCGGATTGGGTGGGCCACGCGGGGTGACCAGCATCGACTTCGACGATGCAGCCATTGCGGGCGAGGCGCTTGCCCAAGTCCGAGTGCGCAACGCGGATAGCGAGAAAGCGCGCTTCGACGCGATCAACTGGGCGTCGTTCGAGGGCAAGACGTTGCGCGGTGACCGCGTGATCAGCGCATTCGGCGAAACGTGGGCCGATCGCAACGCACGGACACCGGCCTATGCCGCGTGGGTCGCCACCAGCGCGGGCGGGGAGAAGAAGTACTTCATCGGGTTTACCTCTTTCGAGAATGCCACCGCGGCGTCGCCGGGGACGGTCGCCCTACGCATCAAACCTTTCAAAGAATAAAAGAGAAGGATGAGAGCTATGAAACATAGCCTTTTCGCTGGGCTTCTTTTGTCTTCCATGGCGATCACCGCCGGCGCGGCGGGTTGCAGCGGCGACGACACCGTGGCGAACAACCCTGGCGTCGACGCGGGCAAAGACACCGCGGCATCGAACGACGCCCAGAGTGCCGACACGGGTACGGGCGCCACGGACGCGGGCTCCGATGCCGGCGAACGATGCTCGGCGGCCAAGGAGCAATTGCTCAAGCCCATCGACACGGTGTCTACGGGCGACGTCAACGTGTACGCCACCGAAGGGAATGCGCAACGCATCTACGTGAACGCCAGCGCCGGCGGCTTGAACGGGGCGAGCACGAACCCGCGCATCTACTTGAAGCTCGCCTCCACCAAGGTCGCCGTGACGGACAAATCCGCCGGCGCCTCCGCCGATTGGGACTTGGCGCTCAAACGCGATGTCATCTTCACCAACAGCGGTGATGGCGGCAAAGGCCAAGGTAGCGCGCTGTTCTTGGCGGACAAGCCGTTCGACGAGGTGACCGTCGCCGACACGCAGGGCAAGACCTTCGACACGGAGAACTTCTTCGACGACAATTGCACGCCGAAGCGCGACGAGTTTGGCAGCGTAAAAACGACGTTCAGCGGCTGGTACGATTACAACGACGCAACGCACGTGCTCACGCCCAAGGAGGGCACGTTCCTCGTGCGAACGGCCGCGGGGGCCTTCTTCAAGCTGCAGAT
It includes:
- a CDS encoding HmuY family protein, with the translated sequence MKPRFLWLAPWLALACASCSDSAGTKDNTGDAGPGGTPDAGHDWSVFSSGTELRVAVPESGRAYVRLDPPAVVQVPGDPKASSDWDIALEQYDVYTNSGASGSAHGSAFGPIDAPSYSAATLPQVPLLFTDKAGGAFVKWYAYDGDAHVLYSRYHVAGIQDGARRWKVQVLGYYGERDGAPVSALYKIRYAELFADHVGDTVEASTLDGTAGGPAADPSKPSECIDLGTGTRTMLTPAAASASNAWHLCFRRDAIGGNGGLGGPRGVTSIDFDDAAIAGEALAQVRVRNADSEKARFDAINWASFEGKTLRGDRVISAFGETWADRNARTPAYAAWVATSAGGEKKYFIGFTSFENATAASPGTVALRIKPFKE
- a CDS encoding HmuY family protein translates to MKHSLFAGLLLSSMAITAGAAGCSGDDTVANNPGVDAGKDTAASNDAQSADTGTGATDAGSDAGERCSAAKEQLLKPIDTVSTGDVNVYATEGNAQRIYVNASAGGLNGASTNPRIYLKLASTKVAVTDKSAGASADWDLALKRDVIFTNSGDGGKGQGSALFLADKPFDEVTVADTQGKTFDTENFFDDNCTPKRDEFGSVKTTFSGWYDYNDATHVLTPKEGTFLVRTAAGAFFKLQILSYYSTADGGTGMAGGHFTFKVGAL
- a CDS encoding TonB-dependent receptor, yielding MIALTLASTAAAGRARGADPEPRDPHDTVVVTGTRTPERSQRATVKTDVVTRDEMDRRGATNVGEALATQPGVRVDPGSYGYLGNIHAIQIQGFDRDRVLVLEDGERVVGDIGGAIDLAALPTADLARIEIVTGPTSSLYGSSALGGVVNLVTAPPRFEGPSARARIEGRSYSTLFAQANGAYRKGHSFVTLDANYFHQDGIARAPGLPDMQLPDTSRQMIGLRAGTDISKRIDLRVRARWLHDKLDGLKSEETPGLGRYLIDLPEETHRYTLHVIETIDLGRGSNVRLTLGRQWSDNETANDRRNSPIDQIRDRHQRMQSFEGVVTVADGPRTWVLGTRAEAETFSQYLTKSDSLASGITTTRQQEVVPQSFGNAAGYGQLEWRFGKTFTVLAGVRGEGHTKYGGAVSPRLALAYRPTPEVGIRLSGGRGFRAPSAKELGFVFDHSFYGYRVLGNPLLTPETSWGVNGDVTWQPDRNVTLRASGFANWVDNMIDIDLANGVPNGTVVDYRYTNFGKARTLGGDVFGSVRLWKEHLRAEVNYSYLWTRDDLNDRPLAGRPPHTVTASLRAQLPWKLEAYGRWRMTTDAFIDENTRAPAYSMVDLRVGRDLWPKSHAYAGVLNLLDVHQDVGRVGDTRPPLGRVFYIGLRADFSLEDE